CACATGACCAGCAGCACAAAGCCTTTCTGCACAAGCTTGCCGAGCGGCGATGTGGCGTCGCGCACGACATGCACATCGAAGTGCGTACCTTCCCAAACCGCGATGATGGAGCCCAGCATCACCATCCACACAAACAGGTAGGTCGCCAGTTCCTCGGTCCACAGGTAGACCGGGATGATGCCGGTATAACGGGCCAGCACCTGCATCGTGACCGGTACAATGAGCGCTGCGACCAGGACACCCACTGCTATGCGCAGCAGTTGGCAGAAATTTTCCAGAGCTTTCTCGATCATGATGTCCCCTCCCCCGTGCGGCGAATTTCCGGCCTTCCAGCGTGAAGACCTGAAATCAAACCCCGGCAAAGATTTCCCCTGTGATCAACATTACCACAGGGGAAATTCCCGGCTCCGGTTATTTAGAGCGAATGGCCTGCAACAGGCCTTCAGCGTCCAGCTCTTTTGCGTAGGCGTCCTGAACCGGCGTCACCAGGTCAAGCAGCTTTTCACGACCGGCAAAGGCGTGAACCTCGATCTGCTTGGCGGTTTTCATCTGGTCCAGCTTCTTGGAGTCTTCAGATGACTCAAGCGCACGGCCAAATTCGCCGGCTTCCTTGCCAGCCTTGAGAATGGCTTTCTGAAGATCTTCAGGCAGCTTGCGGAACGCCTTGCCGCTGAAGATGATCGGGCGAACCGTAATCGAGTGCTGGGTCAGTGTGATATGCGGTGCAACCTCAAAGAACTTGTACTGAAGCAGGCTGGCCGACTCGTTTTCAAGCCCGTCCACAACACCGGTCTGGATGGCATTATATACCTCGGAATAGGCGATGGCCGATGGGGCCGCCTTGATCGCCTCGAACACCCGTGCCTGAATGGGAGCGCCCATGACGCGCATCTTGTGACCGGTCAGCTCTTCGATGTTGGAAATCTTCTTGTTGGAGATCAGGTTGCGGGTGCCGCCACCTGCATATCCGATAATCATCAGGTCCGCCTTCTTGAGCAGTTCTTCTTCCAGCGGTTTCAAAACGTCGCTGGACAGAACCGCGTTCCAGTGATCGAGGTCACGGAACACGAACGGCATGTCCATCAACGGCACAGAAGGTGCAAAACGGGCCAGGTTGGATGGCGCGATAATGGCATAATCGATGGCAACACCCTGGGTCAGGAAGTTGACATAGTCAGGCTCGATACCCAGCTCGCTGTTGCCACGCAGGTCAAAGGTGACCTTCTTGCCGTATTCCTTGTTGACCAGCTCACCAAGCTTGATGAGGGTCTTGGAATAGGCGTGCTCATTGTCGAACAGGCTGGCTCCGCGCAGCGTAACATCTTCTGCCTTTGCAGCGGTGGCTGCAAGCAAAGCCGTCGCGGCAATAACGGCGCCGGACGCAAGTTTTTTTATACTGTTAATCAGGTTCATTTTTTCCTCCACTAGCCCCGAAAAGCCACCAGAACCATTCTGGAACAACCCTTCTGAAATGGGGTTCGATGATGAAATTAGTCATGTTGAATTTGACGTGTCAATCATTATGTTTACTAGTATGGTACTTTTTCAAGCACAGGCAAGAGGCCCGTGCGGCCTTGCCGGGAGGTGGAAAATCCTGAATGGAATATTGGCTCCTGGCAGTAAGATATTGATTGCAGATGTTTTAAAATGCCACATGCCATAACAGTCGATGAAGCCCGATCGCTCTTTCTGCGGAAGAGTTTTCAGCAATCATCGTGATGACCAAGTTCACGCCGATTTTCCAATTGGCACTCGGAGACCCATGAAAATGCTCACCGGCAAAGAAAGTTCAGGCCAGCTCAGGGCCATGCTTCATGCAGTGCCCATCGTTCCTGTCCTGGTGGTTCACGAGGCAGCACACGCCGTGCCGCTGGCGCAAGCATTGGTGTCGGGCGGTTTGCCGGTCGTGGAAGTAACACTGCGCACGCCGGCGGCCATTGACGTCATCAAGCAGATGAGCTCGGTGGCTGGTTGTGTGGTCGGTGTGGGTACGTTGGTGTCAGACGGCGATGTATCAGCAGCGATAGATGCAGGCGCCAGGTTTGGCGTGTCTCCAGGCACAACGGAAACACTCGTTACGTCCTGCGCGCGCCTTGGTTTGCCGTTGCTGGGTGGCGTTGCCACAGTCTCTGAAATGATGCGGCTCAACGAACACGGATTTGATGTTGCCAAGTTCTTTCCCGCCGAGGCATCCGGCGGCGCACCGGCGCTGAAAGCATTTGCCGGCCCCATGCCCGATTTCCACTTCTGTCCGACCGGCGGTTTGAACCCGAAAAATGTCGAAGACTACCTCAAGCTGCCGAACGTACTATGTGCGGGCGGATCATGGATCGTGCCGCCTGAGCACCTGAAATCTGAAAACTGGTCGGCAATTGAGAAACTGGCAGCACAAGCCTCGAAACTGTCCTGCTGAACGCTGCTCCCCGGCA
Above is a window of Anderseniella sp. Alg231-50 DNA encoding:
- a CDS encoding TRAP transporter small permease subunit; its protein translation is MIEKALENFCQLLRIAVGVLVAALIVPVTMQVLARYTGIIPVYLWTEELATYLFVWMVMLGSIIAVWEGTHFDVHVVRDATSPLGKLVQKGFVLLVMCVFALLFAYYGIGYAKFGSIQTSVMMQVNLLVIYITVPFAGVCWAVFALFRLWQAIQEYRYSSGRPAA
- a CDS encoding TRAP transporter substrate-binding protein DctP, which produces MNLINSIKKLASGAVIAATALLAATAAKAEDVTLRGASLFDNEHAYSKTLIKLGELVNKEYGKKVTFDLRGNSELGIEPDYVNFLTQGVAIDYAIIAPSNLARFAPSVPLMDMPFVFRDLDHWNAVLSSDVLKPLEEELLKKADLMIIGYAGGGTRNLISNKKISNIEELTGHKMRVMGAPIQARVFEAIKAAPSAIAYSEVYNAIQTGVVDGLENESASLLQYKFFEVAPHITLTQHSITVRPIIFSGKAFRKLPEDLQKAILKAGKEAGEFGRALESSEDSKKLDQMKTAKQIEVHAFAGREKLLDLVTPVQDAYAKELDAEGLLQAIRSK
- the eda gene encoding bifunctional 4-hydroxy-2-oxoglutarate aldolase/2-dehydro-3-deoxy-phosphogluconate aldolase → MLTGKESSGQLRAMLHAVPIVPVLVVHEAAHAVPLAQALVSGGLPVVEVTLRTPAAIDVIKQMSSVAGCVVGVGTLVSDGDVSAAIDAGARFGVSPGTTETLVTSCARLGLPLLGGVATVSEMMRLNEHGFDVAKFFPAEASGGAPALKAFAGPMPDFHFCPTGGLNPKNVEDYLKLPNVLCAGGSWIVPPEHLKSENWSAIEKLAAQASKLSC